Proteins encoded within one genomic window of Gammaproteobacteria bacterium:
- a CDS encoding BrnT family toxin yields the protein MEFEWDPEKSAANWSKHDVSFEEATEVFGDELSSTVPDPDHSAYEQRFVIFGCTREGRHLVVGFTERGANIRIITARPMTPRERNAYEQ from the coding sequence ATGGAGTTCGAGTGGGATCCGGAAAAATCCGCGGCTAATTGGTCGAAGCACGACGTCAGCTTTGAGGAAGCAACGGAGGTATTCGGAGACGAGCTGTCGTCTACGGTTCCGGACCCGGATCACTCTGCATATGAGCAGCGTTTTGTAATATTTGGCTGCACGCGCGAAGGTCGGCACCTGGTCGTAGGATTTACGGAAAGGGGTGCTAATATTCGCATCATTACAGCCAGGCCGATGACGCCTCGCGAGCGTAATGCCTATGAGCAGTAA
- a CDS encoding integron integrase — protein sequence MEQKRGLLEVAQEKMRTRHMAFRTEQVYLRWIRQYITFHGRRYPRELGAAEVEQFLSHLAVQRKVGAGTQNQALQALLFLYRQVLGVELPWLEGVTRAARTRRLPVVLDRAGVRAILGHLDGRAWLVANLLYGGGLRLMEGLRLRVKDIALERGELIVRESKGGKDRVTVLPCALETPLRAHLGKLRGWFEEERRQGRPGVSLPGALARKYPNAATQWGWQYLFPAPGLCRDPCSGRPVRHHWHEKNMQRAMQLAVRRAGITQPASCHTLRHCFATHLLEDGYDIRTVQELLGHADVKTTMIYTHVMQKGAKGVRSPLDRGGT from the coding sequence ATGGAGCAGAAGCGCGGGCTGCTGGAAGTGGCGCAGGAGAAGATGCGCACCCGCCACATGGCGTTTCGCACCGAGCAGGTGTACCTGCGGTGGATCCGGCAGTACATCACTTTCCATGGGCGGCGATACCCCCGCGAGCTCGGTGCAGCCGAGGTCGAGCAATTCTTGTCCCATCTGGCGGTGCAGCGCAAGGTCGGTGCGGGTACGCAGAACCAGGCTCTGCAGGCGCTGTTGTTCCTGTACCGCCAGGTGCTGGGCGTGGAGCTGCCGTGGCTGGAGGGCGTGACGCGGGCAGCGCGGACCCGGCGGCTGCCGGTGGTGCTGGATCGCGCCGGGGTGAGGGCGATCCTTGGCCACCTGGACGGGAGGGCCTGGCTGGTGGCGAATCTGCTTTACGGCGGCGGCCTGCGTCTGATGGAGGGGCTGCGGCTGCGGGTGAAGGACATCGCCCTGGAGCGGGGCGAGCTGATCGTGCGCGAGTCGAAGGGCGGCAAGGACCGGGTGACGGTGCTGCCCTGCGCGCTGGAGACGCCGCTGCGGGCGCATCTCGGCAAGCTGCGTGGCTGGTTCGAAGAGGAGCGGCGCCAGGGGCGGCCGGGGGTGTCGCTGCCCGGAGCGCTGGCGCGCAAGTACCCGAATGCGGCGACCCAGTGGGGCTGGCAGTACCTGTTTCCGGCCCCCGGCCTGTGCAGGGACCCGTGTTCGGGGCGTCCTGTGCGCCATCACTGGCACGAGAAGAACATGCAACGCGCCATGCAGCTGGCGGTACGGCGTGCGGGCATCACCCAGCCGGCGAGCTGCCACACGCTGCGCCACTGCTTCGCCACGCACCTGCTGGAGGATGGCTACGACATCCGCACGGTGCAGGAGCTGCTGGGCCACGCGGACGTGAAGACGACGATGATCTACACGCACGTGATGCAGAAGGGCGCGAAGGGGGTGAGGAGCCCGCTGGATCGTGGCGGCACCTGA